A window of Macrotis lagotis isolate mMagLag1 chromosome X, bilby.v1.9.chrom.fasta, whole genome shotgun sequence contains these coding sequences:
- the LOC141498709 gene encoding uncharacterized protein LOC141498709, translating into MLNTGATKKGHPSSPPNPKRLEELRTLSLPKAPRSNIAGLSGCLGSLYSAHNSPGSWESVVVSEQAVLMKKRKQRGVPLDSSPPLFPQEEWLWLLLSSLMSELEKWQHSWNTRPDPSSMGAPIHRFGSALRKPLVDEEHGVISSPSSLPASQQKEASRESHQEVPEFNNTWELKLHRKGQPSSESLPGTPKLTVSSPEQHQEVVSVASKDSQEQGSCKAVQSQGARRPEPELSVPFVWPDHDLCPSRPESLSYYQPLKHLGKAKQSGQRRNNETSSVLKTGTEDVSDKDSIHEERRLMEKELEKCIEDFRKIKIPHSFPNQKRPWQSELLQKYHL; encoded by the exons ATGCTCAATACTGGGGCTACAAAGAAAGGTCACCCCTCAAGCCCACCAAACCCCAAACGACTGGAGGAGCTCAGAACACTGAGCCTGCCAAAGGCACCAAGGTCCAATATTGCAGGGTTGTCAGGGTGTCTTGGCAGTCTCTACAGTGCCCA CAACTCTCCAGGCTCCTGGGAGTCTGTAGTGGTCAGTGAGCAGGCAGTTCTCATGAAGAAGAGGAAGCAAAGAGGGGTGCCCCTCGACAGCTCCCCCCCACTCTTCCCACAGGAAGAATGGCTTTGGCTTTTGTTGTCTTCTCTCATGAGTGAACTTGAGAAATGGCAGCATTCCTGGAACACCAGGCCTGACCCATCATCCATGGGAGCCCCCATCCATCGATTTGGGTCTGCCTTGA GAAAGCCTTTGGTGGATGAAGAGCATGGTGTCATCTCCTCCCCAAGCTCTTTACCTGCCAGTCAACAGAAGGAAGCTTCAA GGGAGAGCCATCAGGAGGTACCCGAGTTCAATAACACCTGGGAGCTGAAGCTGCACCGAAAAGGCCAGCCCAGCTCAGAAAGTCTGCCTGGGACTCCCAAGCTGACAGTATCTAGCCCAGAGCAGCATCAGGAAGTGGTCAGTGTGGCTAGCAAGGACAGCCAAGAACAGGGAAGCTGCAAAGCAGTCCAGAGCCAAGGTGCTAGAAGACCTGAACCAGAGCTGTCAGTCCCATTTGTCTGGCCTGACCATGACCTGTGCCCCTCAAGGCCAGAGTCCCTTAGTTACTACCAACCTCTCAAGCATTTGGGAAAGGCAAAACAGTCAGGTCAGAGACGGAATAATGAAACATCCAGTGTTCTGAAGACAGGGACGGAGGACGTATCTGACAAAGACAGCATCCATGAAGAGCGGAGACTCatggagaaagaactggaaaaatgcATTGAGGATTTTCGTAAAATCAAGATCCCTCATTCTTTCCCTAACCAAAAAAGACCGTGGCAGAGTGAACTTCTCCAGAAATACCACCTCTGA